A stretch of the Uranotaenia lowii strain MFRU-FL chromosome 3, ASM2978415v1, whole genome shotgun sequence genome encodes the following:
- the LOC129756763 gene encoding zinc finger protein weckle-like: MELSELSGVCRLCFKSHQDNLDIFSNPDLEEKMMTVFNYTINYHDQLSQIVCSTCFGFIYRIHNFLEMVGKNQAYLDALLLAADDGTSSQEIPDHSMDLEVEEQFITEKNASTPESTLQITAELDLIDSDTQPDDDDDCIVVEEESLLQKPPHRKRSPKKGERHPCDQCDTTFSRKGDLQRHRKNKHDPLYQFRFVCNICDRPLSTKYNLNVHMMQHAEVSTPKVQCDICQEWCKNGPALRSHKAYRHKNQRTLNCEFCGISNFANKIELRHHLLELHQGSKKPDDVTVRRIVK, from the exons ATGGAGCTTTCCGAGCTGTCTGGCGTTTGTCGCCTTTGCTTCAAGAGCCACCAAGACAACCTCGACATTTTCAGTAATCCGGATTTGGAGGAGAAAATGATGACGGTGTTCAACTACACG ATCAACTATCACGATCAACTGTCCCAAATTGTGTGCTCCACATGCTTCGGTTTTATTTACCGAATTCACAATTTCCTGGAAATGGTAGGAAAGAATCAAGCTTATCTAGACGCACTACTTCTTGCTGCAGATGACGGAACAAGCAGCCAAGAAATACCGGATCATTCGATGGACCTGGAAGTCGAGGAACAGTTTATAACAGAAAAGAATGCGAGCACTCCTGAAAGCACTCTCCAGATCACAGCCGAACTGGATTTGATTGATTCCGACACTCAACCAGACGACGATGACGATTGTATCGTCGTGGAAGAGGAATCCTTACTCCAAAAGCCTCCCCACAGAAAAAGGAGTCCTAAAAAAGGCGAACGTCATCCGTGCGACCAATGTGACACGACATTTTCCCGAAAGGGAGACCTTCAGAGGCACCGGAAGAACAAACACGATCCGCTCTATCAGTTTCGGTTCGTGTGCAACATTTGCGATAGACCCCTGTCGACCAAGTACAACCTGAACGTACACATGATGCAGCACGCCGAGGTATCAACGCCCAAGGTTCAATGCGACATCTGCCAGGAGTGGTGCAAGAATGGACCCGCTTTGCGGTCCCACAAGGCCTACCGACACAAAAACCAGCGCACCCTCAACTGTGAGTTCTGTGGCATTTCGAACTTTGCCAATAAAATTGAGCTGCGACACCACCTGCTGGAATTGCACCAGGGAAGCAAAAAACCTGACGACGTGACCGTCAGAAGAATAGTAAAGTAA
- the LOC129757078 gene encoding CCAAT/enhancer-binding protein homolog 2 produces the protein MPPVRKATTTDEEDDEYRKKRDRNNQAVKRSRVKSKQKTEETVKRVDELRVKNQILEDKIETQTKELKFLKELFLTQAQAKSDKLVGVNLAELLKSSDEEGDDGEDSIRPGTSGRKKKAGGDDSGGRRKAAGSSSSSRSRS, from the exons ATGCCTCCGGTACGAAAGGCAACAACCACGGATGAGGAGGACGATGAGTATCGAAAGAAGCGGGACCGAAATAATCAg GCGGTCAAAAGAAGTCGAGTCAAGTCGAAGCAAAAGACGGAAGAGACGGTGAAGCGCGTCGACGAGCTGCGGGTCAAGAACCAAATATTGGAAGACAAAATCGAAACCCAAACCAAGGAACTGAAGTTCCTGAAGGAACTGTTCCTGACCCAGGCCCAGGCCAAATCGGACAAACTGGTCGGGGTAAATCTGGCGGAGCTGCTGAAAAGCTCCGACGAGGAAGGTGATGATGGCGAGGATTCGATCAGACCGGGGACCAGTGGCCGGAAGAAGAAAGCTGGCGGTGATGATTCTGGAGGAAGGCGGAAAGCAGCTGGATCATCTTCCAGCAGTCGGTCCCGGAGTTGA
- the LOC129752002 gene encoding CCAAT/enhancer-binding protein zeta: MSVEKPKKSPANGKPKQVGKKKKSTASKEETKKGENPAGPKKKIVFTDDGDQVEVPVDHTSAENGGPAAATGKEKKKHKKGRKPFDLADKSGTETIEKRWYEPYDGYNTVGEIVDLKDGEIAELRKLCRTAFEAECRILQKQNPADSKWLLTALEKGTSRDRANSGALLVQTNPLCNLQALETVIAMVKLSNKGHLDVVEVLTELMLNSLMPVDRKLIQIPLRGADWKNIKKLELPKDLRDKIYAHWHFEDALRDIYFSFLNNLSSILQNGQDNSKMKIIQYGSKLFTMIPEKEAFLLAMLVNKLGDPSKKVAVKALYHLTEVVKKHSAMCLIIVTETEKLLFRNNISVSAQHYALTFLAAASNFGDFASCEKMINVCFSFFKILTEKGEVNSRTMQAILACLRKAIGNVKRDVPIADVIKPEVLNTVYRMIHLADISIACQGLSLLLETTETKGREQNRFYNALYRKLLDPQLAAVGPRISNIFFYIIHRAIQNDPIPERAQAFIKRLLQVAFYFPAAKLCGVLIIINKVLRKRKHLHQDGHNPSEAKIEEHETSEPSEETEIKSEFDGRHATRYDPFHRSSEHAGANYTVKYELTRYLEHFHPTVRNFAECIIANSALTYYGDPLRDFSLGHFLDRFAFKNPKKPKTELNADGEAVPRRKILGVAQRKSDYMPSGSRGVPVQSLTKDHCTEDERFIFQFLEQKREKIREAKEYAKARKEAAGLPVEDEDDDDDRASDTESLDDDEFDRYLDRLGVAGGDADADLKGLDDEVDFMNDFEKDLARKAEKQNKKKKSSAAEDDGDDDEEEDLGDWEDSQDVDDADGDEDDDDVEADEDEFSDAGSISLDENDDLDEGDEDDDLDEDEDPTPIKGKKTKRKKSDDDDYGINDKEFQKKLKSNDFNSLFAAADDFSEMLEKNVGSKDKSHGTVGEIFNRDGASVKQLAWEQKRFSGKNRMQSSGKKRFVAKKQGSSSGLHKKFQGGQVKKNKQFGKSSKPGQKFGGKKRK; this comes from the exons ATGAGCGTGGAAAAACCGAAGAAATCACCCGCAAACGGCAAACCGAAGCAAGttggaaagaagaaaaaatcaacgGCATCAAAAGAAGAGacaaaaaaaggtgaaaatccTGCGGGCCCAAAAAAGAAGATTGTATTCACGGACGATGGCGATCAGGTAGAGGTTCCAGTTGATCACACTTCCGCTGAAAATGGTGGGCCAGCTGCAGCTACTGGTAAGGAAAAGAAAAAGCACAAGAAGGGAAGAAAGCCGTTCGATTTGGCGGATAAATCCGGTACAGAAACAATCGAAAAACGTTGGTACGAACCTTACGATGGTTACAACACCGTTGGGGAGATCGTTGACTTGAAAGATGGGGAGATTGCTGAGTTGAGGAAGCTTTGCCGGACTGCGTTCGAAGCCGAATGTCGAATTTTGCAGAAGCAAAATCCGGCCGATAGCAAGTGGTTGTTGACGGCCTTGGAGAAGGGAACATCCCGAGATCGGGCCAATTCGGGTGCGTTGTTGGTTCAAACGAATCCGCTCTGTAATTTGCAGGCGCTAGAAACGGTCATTGCGATGGTCAAGCTTTCGAATAAGGGCCACTTGGATGTAGTAGAGGTTTTGACGGAGCTGATGCTGAACTCGTTGATGCCGGTCGACCGGAAGTTGATTCAGATTCCGCTGAGGGGAGCCGATTggaagaatattaaaaaattggagTTGCCAAAAGATTTGAGGGATAAGATTTACGCTCATTGGCATTTTGAGGACGCACTGCGAGATATTTACTTCAGTTTTTTGAACAACTTATCGTCAATCCTGCAAAATGGACAGGACAACTCTAAAATGAAGATTATTCAGTATGGATCGAAACTTTTTACGATGATTCCTGAGAAAGAAGCTTTCCTGCTGGCAATGTTGGTTAACAAGCTGGGAGATCCCAGCAAGAAGGTTGCTGTTAAAGCGTTGTATCATCTGACGGAAGTAGTCAAAAAGCACTCGGCCATGTGCCTGATTATTGTAACGGAAACGGAGAAGTTGCTGTTCCGAAATAATATTTCTGTGAGTGCTCAACACTACGCTCTAACTTTTCTGGCAGCCGCTAGTAATTTTGGGGATTTTGCGTCTTGCGAGAAGATGATCAATGTTTGCTTCTcgttcttcaaaattttgaccgaAAAAGGCGAAGTCAACTCCAGGACGATGCAGGCTATTCTGGCTTGTCTGCGAAAAGCGATTGGAAACGTTAAACGAGATGTACCGATTGCGGATGTTATCAAACCAGAGGTTTTAAACACGGTGTACCGAATGATCCATCTGGCTGATATTTCGATCGCATGCCAGGGTCTGTCTCTGCTTCTGGAAACAACCGAAACCAAGGGAAGGGAACAGAATCGTTTTTATAATGCTTTGTATCGCAAGCTGTTGGATCCTCAGCTGGCAGCCGTTGGACCCCGGATATCCAATATATTTTTCTACATAATTCATCGAGCTATCCAAAATGATCCGATTCCGGAGCGGGCTCAAGCCTTCATTAAAAGGTTGCTCCAGGTAGCTTTCTACTTCCCAGCGGCCAAACTTTGTGGAGTTCTGATTATCATTAACAAAGTCTTGCGGAAACGAAAGCATCTGCATCAAGATGGACACAATCCTAGCGAAGCAAAAATTGAGGAACACGAGACTTCAGAACCATCAGAAGAAACGGAGATTAAGTCGGaatttgacggtcgccatgctACTCGATACGATCCATTCCATCGATCGTCAGAACATGCCGGTGCCAACTATACTGTCAAATACGAGCTGACCCGCTATCTGGAACATTTCCATCCAACGGTTCGAAATTTTGCTGAATGCATCATTGCTA ATTCAGCGCTCACCTACTACGGCGATCCGTTGCGGGACTTCTCGCTGGGACACTTCCTGGATCGATTTGCCTTCAAGAATCCCAAGAAGCCGAAAACCGAACTCAACGCCGACGGAGAAGCGGTACCTCGGCGAAAAATACTGGGAGTAGCGCAACGAAAGAGCGACTACATGCCCAGCGGTTCCCGGGGGGTCCCGGTCCAATCACTCACCAAGGATCACTGCACCGAAGATGAGCGGTTCATTTTTCA ATTCCTGGAGCAGAAGCGGGAGAAAATCCGGGAAGCCAAAGAGTACGCCAAGGCTCGCAAAGAAGCGGCCGGTCTTCCGGTGGAAGATgaggatgacgacgacgaccggGCATCGGACACCGAATCGCTTGATGATGATGAGTTCGATCGCTATCTGGATCGGCTGGGAGTGGCTGGTGGCGATGCCGATGCAGATCTCAAGGGTCTCGATGACGAGGTGGACTTTATGAACGATTTCGAGAAGGATCTGGCCCGGAAGGCAGAgaagcaaaataaaaagaaaaaatctagcGCCGCCGAGGACGATGGGGATGATGATGAGGAGGAAGATCTGGGTGATTGGGAAGATTCCCAGGATGTGGACGATGCTGATGGAGATGAAGATGACGATGACGTTGAAGCTGATGAGGATGAGTTCAGTGATGCTGGAAGCATCTCCTTGGACGAAAATGACGATTTGGATGAGGGAGACGAAGATGACGATCTGGATGAAGACGAAGATCCAACACCCATCAAAGGAAAGAAAACGAAACGGAAGAAATCGGACGACGATGATTACGGCATAAACGACAAAGAGTTccagaaaaagttgaagagCAACGACTTTAATTCTCTGTTTGCCGCAGCTGATGATTTTAGCGAAATGCTGGAAAAGAACGTTGGTTCGAAAGACAAATCCCATGGAACTGTGGGCGAAATATTCAACCGGGATGGAGCGTCCGTTAAACAACTCGCTTGGGAACAGAAAAGATTCAGTGGGAAAAATCGAATGCAATCCAGCGGCAAGAAACGGTTTGTGGCCAAAAAGCAGGGTTCTTCCAGTGGATTGCACAAAAAGTTCCAGGGAGGACAAGTTAAGAAGAATAAACAATTTGGGAAATCCTCCAAACCGGGTCAGAAATTTGGTGGGAAGAAGAGGAAATAG